The following proteins are co-located in the Hypomesus transpacificus isolate Combined female chromosome 23, fHypTra1, whole genome shotgun sequence genome:
- the haus6 gene encoding HAUS augmin-like complex subunit 6 — MSNSQKTNGRYLWWALMGLGIQPEVAASHGASKGNIKHINLGPNMFDRPNKDAFCIVTHFLLEKLNPSRFHDSYRHCWPIMDHKADAEFRKITCAWLRDITDENGSAGPKVAASLFLSPGGPKFINLMLWLANHVMLQDMKTFSTDGTWVPEAAWSPASCPETAEKRLCLVRSRFLRAALHQDQLLQEYQRRAQSQVKSLRDRRAEDAKYEDLLKLHNQDSEQDSTALAQKIQKVRSLWSRVEAVQSALRQERCVVESVLRGQEGHYVLDGRDLDLHIPLALLRRVEHLQLQGGEGGVYEGGQMNLLGTLELLTHALRLLGEEWALASRHAPASLPSPRVFQEKSQEMARSLESLRLMRKKISREEVPEVKSVIRMLEEDWERRWAQTLKQHPLTSFLNEDPALTFLSPMAPLCFEASSESSSRCSIFSQYPAKLLEFSEEEPAEKDSDPLRAVAAVTTDDSRSGPPAGGRTAAHLSPRGRSPPRTTTLLTPAEPPLAGLVTAPAPAPAPAPAPAPPPQKVSVSKRSLPHPQLSAVKKAAQIVDWECDNLADQFSEAVTTSPVGGGVGVGVELGSLLSTLAADPFSSRKQLPRTPDSLIRDVKSSWRKAVEEGEAQKASRPQHDSLLNYLSPLSERQNTTPSPLSERQNATPSPLVLAPTPAPQHGASLPLPDSSLSSSMQPLLSQNSLLLFSLDNETLPEPPCGNSLLSSGDEEGDEEGEEGEEEGGELLLPHIPSLRAGMEPVLLAARKHVDRLQQAYAEASFTGARKRAPEATPSPEATPSPEATPSPEATPSDRRDTGDWLIDTPGETATTETIDKVFSLDLETLGIPSTPRQELYCLPPLVTFSPIDDM; from the exons ATGTCGAACTCACAGAAAACTAACGGTAGATATTTGTGGTGGGCTCTTATGGGTCTTGGAATTCAGCCCGAAGTTGCGGCATCACACGGAGCCAGCAAAGGCAATATCAAACACATAAATCTTGGACC AAACATGTTTGACAGACCAAACAAGGATGCTTTCTGTATAGTTACTCATTTTCTATTGGAAAAACTTAACCCGTCCCGTTTCCATGATTCATACAG ACATTGCTGGCCAATTATGGATCACAAAGCAGATGCGGAATTCCGTAAAATCACGTGTGCATGGCTGCGAGATATAACG GATGAAAATGGCAGCGCAGGTCCCAAAGTAGCAGCATCGCTGTTTCTCTCACCTGGTGGGCCCAAGTTCATCAACCTGATGCTCTGGTTAGCCAATCATGTTATGCTGCAGGACATGAAGACATTTTCCACAG ACGGCACGTGGGTCCCGGAGGCGGCCTGGAGTCCAGCCTCCTGTCCTGAGACGGCGGAGAAGCGTCTGTGTCTGGTGAGGAGCAGGTTCCTCAGAGCCGCGCTGCACCAGgaccagctgctgcaggagtACCAGAGACGGGCCCA GTCCCAGGTGAAGTCTCTGAGAGACAGAAGAGCCGAAGACGCCAAGTATGAAGATCTGCTGAA GCTTCACAACCAGGACTCTGAACAGGACAGCACTGCTCTGGCTCAGAAGATCCAGAAG GTGCGCTCCCTGTGGTCGAGGGTGGAGGCGGTGCAGTCGGCCCTGCGGCAGGAGCGGTGTGTGGTGGAGAGCGTgctcagaggacaggagggccaCTACGTCCTGGATGGTAGAGACCTGGACCTCCACAtccccctggccctcctgcGGAGAGTGGAGCACCTGCAGCTCCAA gggggcgagggaggcgTGTACGAGGGGGGGCAGATGAACCTGCTGGGAACCCTGGAGCTGCTGACCCACGCCCTGCGTCtcctgggggaggagtgggCCCTGGCCTCCCGCCAcgcccccgcctccctccccagcccccggGTCTTCCAGGAGAAGAGCCAGGAGATGGCCCGCTCCCTGGAGAGCCTGCGTCTCATGAG GAAGAAGATCTCCCGGGAGGAGGTTCCGGAGGTGAAGAGCGTCATCAGGATGTtggaggaggactgggagagGCGCTGGGCCCAGACCCTGAAGCagcaccccctcacctccttcctcaACGAGGACCCC gcccTTACCTTCCTGTCCCCCATGGCTCCTCTGTGTTTTGAAGCGTCCTCAGAGTCCAGCTCCAGATGCAGCATCTTCTCCCAGTACCCTGCCAAGCTCCTCG AATTCTCCGAAGAGGAACCCGCAGAGAAGGACTCAGATCCTCTCAGAGCTGTCGCCGCGGTTACCACCGACGACAGCAG GTCCGGCCCTCCAGCTGGGGGCAGGACAGCAGCTCATCTCTCACCCAGGGGGCGCTCTCCTCCCAGGACCACAACGCTCCTCACTCCAGCTGAACCTCCTCTGGCTGGCCTGGTCAcggcccctgccccagccccagcccctgccccagcccctgcccctcctcctcagaaG GTCAGCGTGTCGAAgcgctccctccctcatccccagcTGTCGGCCGTGAAGAAGGCAGCTCAGATCGTGGACTGGGAGTGTGACAATCTGGCAGACCAG TTCTCAGAGGCTGTGACCACCAGTCCTGTAGGGGGCGGTGTTGGTGTAGGGGTGGAGCTGGGCAGCTTGCTCAGTACGCTGGCAGCAGACCCGTTCTCCAGCAGGAAGCAGCTGCCTCGCACCCCGGACAGCCTGA TCAGGGACGTGAAGTCATCCTGGAGGAaggcggtggaggagggggaggctcaGAAGGCCAGCAGACCTCAGCATGACAGTCTCCTCAACTACCTCAGCCCCCTCAGCGAGAGGCAGaacaccacccccagccccctcagcGAGAGGCAGAAcgccacccccagcccc ctcgtcctggccccaaccccagccccccagcacggggcctcccttcctctcccagactccagcctctcctccagcatGCAGCCTCTCCTCAGCCAGAACAGCCTGCTGCTCTTCAGCCTCGACAACGAGACTCTGCCAGAACCACCCTGCGGAAACAGCCTTCTCAGCTCTGGGGACgaggagggagacgaggagggagaggagggagaggaggaggggggagagcttCTCCTTCCCCACATCCCCTCCCTGAGAGCAGGAATGGAGCCGGTGTTGCTCGCAGCCCGTAAACACGTCGACAGGCTCCAACAGGCGTACGCTGAAGCGTCTTTCACAGGCGCCAGGAAGAGGGCGCCAGAGGCCACGCCCTCCCCAGAGGCCACGCCCTCCCCAGAGGCCACGCCCTCCCCAGAGGCCACGCCCAGCGACAGACGGGACACCGGCGACTGGCTGATAGACACGCCAGGTGAGACTGCAACCACGGAAACCATAGACAAGGTTTTCTCCCTGGACCTGGAGACTCTAGGCATCCCGTCGACCCCCAGGCAAGAGCTGTACTGCCTGCCCCCGCTGGTCACCTTCTCCCCCATAGACGACATGTAG
- the LOC124485130 gene encoding guanylate-binding protein 1-like — translation MSGTVSMKEPVCLVESDREGRLHVVPAAQDILNQIDQHVVVVAVVGLYRTGKSYLMNKLAGKNKGFALGATIQSKTKGIWMWCMPHPKQADHTLVLLDTEGLGDVEKGDEKNDNWIFSLAVLLSSTMVYNSMGTIDNHALEKLHYVTELTEHIKVKSGNGDEDESTEYMRFFPSFVWTVRDFTLELKLDEKAITADQYLENALKLKPGHSKNIQAYNLPRECLRNYFSPRWCFVFDRPADGEKMRRMEELTDADLEPKFVQQSNNFCTHIFTNAKTKTLKGGVKVTGRLLGNLAETYVAAIRSGQIPCLDNAVLALSEIENSGAVERARVFYQENMASFVVFPTETQEDLSDIHAQIEKEALAIFMKSTFKDENQKYQTKLMEVLQAEYQQIWEKNCQESKRKCESIIKRVFGPLEEKGSSAYTVPGGYNKYCTDLQMMIQKYKAAEGKGVKAEEVIQVYLDGLANLGQTILAADKSLSKAEQRTKEEEARREQVERERCAAQEQVRMLKSLQEDQNRTHQQHINQLKEKMEGDMRNATAEYQRVLDAKLKEQKDLLKHGFDEKARQMQSEIQDLKTQKYQEEKDSPSFMNKALNFVGDTAMMVLPGFLPKLGGLALKLVSKIF, via the exons ATGTCTGGGACAGTCAGCATGAAGGAGCCAGTGTGCCTGGtggagagtgacagagaagggagactgcatGTGGTGCCAGCTGCACAGGACATCCTGAACCAGATAGACCAgcatgtggtggtggtggcggtggtgggTTTGTACCGCACTGGCAAGTCCTACCTCATGAACAAGCTAGCCGGGAAGAACAAAG GATTTGCCCTGGGAGCCACCATACAATCCAAGACTAAGGGCATCTGGATGTGGTGTATGCCTCATCCTAAACAAGCTGACCACACTCTGGTGCTGCTGGACACAGAGGGACTAGGGGACGTAGAGAAG GGTGATGAGAAGAACGACAACTGGATCTTCTCCCTTGCTGTCCTCCTCAGCAGCACTATGGTGTACAACAGCATGGGCACCATCGACAACCACGCTTTGGAGAAACTCCA CTACGTGACTGAACTGACAGAGCACATCAAGGTGAAGTCTGGGAATGGAGATGAAGATGAATCCACAGAATACATGCGATTCTTTCCCTCCTTCGTGTGGACAGTTCGTGACTTCACCCTGGAGTTGAAGCTCGATGAAAAAGCCATCACAGCAGACCAGTACCTGGAGAACGCCCTCAAGCTGAAACCAG GTCACAGTAAGAATATTCAGGCATACAACCTCCCTCGCGAATGCCTCCGGAACTACTTCTCTCCTCGCTGGTGTTTTGTGTTTGATCGTCCGGCTGACGGAGAGAAGATGAGACGCATGGAGGAGCTGACCGATGCTGACTTAGAGCCCAAATTTGTCCAGCAGTCAAATAACTTCTGTACCCACATCTTCACCAACGCCAAAACCAAGACCTTGAAAGGAGGCGTTAAGGTAACTGGCAGAT TGTTGGGTAACCTGGCAGAGACGTACGTTGCTGCCATCCGCAGCGGGCAGATCCCCTGCCTGGACAACGCCGTGCTGGCGCTGTCAGAGATTGAGAACTCCGGTGCTGTTGAGCGTGCCAGGGTGTTCTACCAGGAGAACATGGCATCATTTGTGGTGTTCCCCACTGAGACCCAGGAGGATCTGTCTGATATCCACGCCCAGATAGAGAAGGAGGCTCTGGCCATTTTCATGAAAAGTACCTTTAAGGACGAGAATCAGAAATACCAGACCAAGCTCATG GAAGTGCTTCAGGCAGAGTACCAGCAGATCTGGGAGAAGAACTGCCAGGAGTCTAAGAGGAAGTGTGAAAGCATCATCAAGCGTGTCTTCGGCCctctggaggagaaggggagctcTGCCTACACTGTCCCTGGTGGATACAACAAGTACTGCACTGACCTCCAAATGATGATCCAGAAATACAAAGCTGCAGAGGGCAAAGGAGTGAAG GCAGAGGAGGTTATCCAGGTGTACCTGGATGGGCTGGCCAACCTTGGACAGACTATCCTGGCTGCAGACAAGTCTCTCTCTAAAGCTGAGCAGAGGACTAAAG aggaagaGGCCAGGAGGGAGCAGGTTGAACGAGAGCGGTGTGCAGCGCAGGAGCAGGTCAGGATGCTGAAGAGCCTGCAGGAGGACCAGAACAGAACTCACCAGCAGCACATCAACCAGCtgaaggagaagatggagggcgACATGAGAAATGCCACTGCAGAGTACCAGAGAGTTCTGGACGCCAAGCTGAAG GAGCAAAAGGACCTCCTCAAGCATGGCTTTGATGAAAAAGCACGGCAAATGCAAAGTGAGATACAGGATCTAAAAACTCAGAAGTACCAAGAGGAGAAGGATAGTCCATCCTTTATGAACAAGGCTTTGAACTTTGTTGGAGACACTGCCATGATGGTTCTACCAGGATTTCTTCCAAAACTGGGTGGATTGGCTCTAAAGTTAGTCTCCAAAATTTTCTAA